The genomic DNA GAAGTCGTCGCTGCTCATGAGCGGGCGACGGAATGCTATACCGGCGCGATGTTGCCCGCTACCGCCGGGGACGGCCCGCGTGGTGTGCTCAAATTCTGCCCGCTCGCGGTCTCGGCTCGGGGCCAGTTCCACTCGTGACAGTCGGCGTCACAGATGGTGCCATCCGGGCGGAGTTCCCGTGGGTGGCCGGAGACGGCTTCGCTCCCCCCTCGCCGGGAGCCTGGTGAGGCCGCGGCTGGGTCGGGAACTGGGCTCGGGCCGGGACAGCCAACCCCGTGAAAAGCTTTTCCTTTTGCCACCCTCCGGACGGGCCGGCACGGACCGGCTCTAAACCCCTGTCAAACCAGGGTTTTTCTTTAGCCTTGGCATAGACTGTGCTACTGTAAGCCCGCTCCCGCGGGGGGAAGCGGGCGTGCTTTTTATTAACAGTTGCAGTCAGCCTGACGGGGTTTATCGATGTTCTACAGCCTGCTCGCCGGGATGTTTTCCAACGACCTTGCGATTGACCTCGGCACGGCTAACACGCTCGTCTATGTCCGTGGGGAGGGTATTGTCCTCAACGAACCCTCGATCGTGGCCATCCACCAGGCCGACCACTCGGTGCTGGCCGTCGGCCACGAAGCCAAGGCGATGCTGGGCCGCACGCCCGGCAACATCGTGGCCATCCGGCCGCTGAAGGACGGCGTCATCGCCGACTTCGACGTGACGGAGAAGATGCTGCATTATTTCATCAACAAGGTGCACCGGCGCCGGACGCTCGTGCGGCCTCGCATCGTCGTCGGCGTCCCGTCCGGCATCACGCAGGTGGAGAAGCGGGCGGTGCGCGACTCGGCGATGCAAGCCGGGGCCCGGGAAGTGTATCTCATCGAGGAGCCGATGGCCGCCGCGATCGGTGCCGGGCTGCCGATCCAGGAGCCGGGTGGCAACATGATCGTGGACATCGGCGGGGGGACTACCGAGGTCGCCGTCATCTCGCTGAGTGGCATCGTGTATTCCAAGTCGGTTCGGATCGCCGGCGACGAGATGGACGAGGCCATCGTGCAGTACATCAAGAAGCACTACAACCTGCTGGTCGGCGAGCGCCGGGCCGAGGAGATCAAGATCAACCTGGGTTCGGCCTACCCGATGGGCGGCGAGCGCCGGACGATGGAGGTCAAGGGGCGCGATCTCATCGACGGCATTCCCAAGACCATCATGATCACCGACGAGGAGATCCGCGAAGCGCTGCGCGAGCCCGTCATGACGATCGTGGAAACGGTGCGGACGTGCCTGGAGCGCACGCCGCCGGAGCTGGCCGCCGACATCGTCGACAAGGGCATCGTCGTCACCGGCGGCGGTGCGCTGCTGCGAGGGCTCGATCACCTGCTCCGCCAGGAAACCAACCTGCCCGTGACCGCCGCCGATGATCCGCTGTCATGCGTGGCGCTCGGCGTAGGGAGGGTGCTCGACGAGCTCGAGCTCCTTAAGAAGGTCGCGATCCCCGCGTAGGGCGCGCGCCGGGCGGGAGGTGCTGGCGTGAGGATCCGGATGCTGGCGCTGCTCGGCCTGGTCATCGCCGTCTGCCTGGTGCTGCTCACCGTGCAGACGCGCGGCTACGCCGGCCCGGCCGCCGACCTCATCGCCCTGGTCATGACGCCGGTCCAGAAGACGCTGACGGCCGTCCACCGCGTGTCCTTCGGCGTCTGGACCACCTACCGCGACTGGAGGAACGTCCACACCGACAACATGCGCCTGCGCGAGGAGAACCGGCGCCTGCGCGTGGAGGCGCTGGTCGTGACGGAGACGCTGCAGGAGAACATGCGGCTGCGTCGCCTGCTCGACCTGCGGGCCCGGCTCCCCATGGATGCGCTGCCCGGTGAGATCATCGCACGCGAGTGGGGCGGCTGGGTCCGCGCGCTCACCATCAATCGGGGCCGGGCCGACGAGATCCGCAAGCACACGGCCGTGATCTCGCCCGACGGGCTGGTCGGCCGCATCGTGGAAGTGCGCCCGGGGACGTCCGTGGTGCAGGTTCTCTCCGATCCCGCGTCCACGGTGGGAGCCCACGTGCTGCGCACCCGCACGCCCGGTATCGTCGAGGGCGAGCCGCGCGGCACCGTCCGCTTCAAGTACATGGCGCGCGACGGCGCCCTCGCCGTGGGGGACCTCGTGGTCACCGCCGGGCAAGGCGGTCTCTTTCCCCGCGGGGTGCCGATCGGGCGGGTCCAGAATCTCGACCAGAAGGCGTCGGCGCTCTTCCATCACGCGATTCTGGAGCCCGTCGTGGACCTGGCCCGCATCAACGAAGTGCTTCTGGTGACCGGCAACTCGGCCTCCGACATCACCTCGCTCTTCGCGGCGCCGAGCGGAGGCTAGCGTGCGCGGGTGGCTGGCCTTGTCGATCTTCGGTGGCGGCGTCGCGCAGGCGACGATCGCGCCGGCCCTGCAGGTGGGGGATGTCATCCCCGACATTCCGCTGATCGTGGTCGTGCTGCTGGCCCTGCGGCGTGGCCCCGAGTTCGGCTGCCTGGGCGGATTCGCGGCCGGGCTGCTCCAGGACGCCGTGGGCGGCGGTCTGCTCGGCGTGCAGGCCTGCACGAAGGCCCTGGTGGGCTTCGCCATCGGCGCCCTCGGGGGGCGGTTGTGGGTGACCCAGCCCCTGGTCCAGGTGCCGGGTCTGGTTCTGCTCAGCGTCGCCGAGGGCCTCGCCAGGTTCTTGCTCCTCAAGCTCTTCCACTTTCCGGCCCCGTTCGGGCAGCTCATGACCTACGTGGTGTTGCCGCAGGCGCTGTACAACGGCTTCCTGGGCGCCGTCTTCGTCTTCGGCCTGGCCTGGGCCGAGGCCAGGCGAGGTGACGCGTGAGACGTCGACCCGGCCCCTACTCGCGCGGCGGGACGCTGGCCGATGGCGCGGACGTCGGCAAGCGACGGGTGGTGGCCCTGGCCTCGGTGACGCTGATCGCCTTCTGCGTGATCATCGGTCAGCTCTGGTATTTACAGGTATTGGAGGGCGGTCGCTTTCTGGATGCCTCCGACAAGAACCGGATCCGTGTCCGGCCGATCGCCGCCCCGCGGGGCATCCTGTACGACCGGCACGGAGTTCCCCTCGTCGACAATCGACCGGCGTTCACACTGTCGCTCATTCCTCACGAACTGCCCCGGGACCACCAGGAGCGGGACGCCGTCCTGGGCCGGGTCGGGGCCCTGCTACGCATCCCCTTCGCCGAGCTCGCCGAATCGGTCGCGCGGGTGCCGGCCGATTCCTTCCTGCCCGTGCGTGTGCGCCGCGGCCTCACGCTGGAGGACATGGCCAAGGTCGAGGAGTGGAAGCTGGAGCTGCCCGGCGTCATCGTCGAGGTCGAGCCCCAGCGAGCCTACATGTCCAGCCGCTTCGCCGCCCACCTGCTGGGGTACGTGCGCGAAGCCAACGACGAGCAGCTCCGTCAAGGTCGCTACCGTCGCGGTGACATGGTCGGTCAGAGCGGCCTGGAGCGGCTCCTGGACGAGCATCTGCGAGGCCGCGACGGGGGCGAGCGCATCGAGGTCGATGTCATGGGGCGCCCGGTTCGCCTCATCCAGCAGACCGACCCGGTGCCGGGAGCCCAGGTCGTCACGACCATCGACCGCCGGATCCAGGAGGCCGCCGAGACGGCGATGGAAGATCGGGCCGGCGCGGTGGTCGTGATGGACCCGCGCACCGGGGACGTGCTGGCGATGGTGTCCACGCCGGCGTTCGAGATCGACCGTTTCACCGGCACCATCGATCGGGCGGCCTGGCTGCGGGTCGTCAAGGATCCCGAGCACCCGCTGCTGAATCGGGTGCTGCAGAGCCAGTACGCGCCCGGGTCCATCTTCAAGATCGTGGTGGCGGCGGCCGGGCTGCAGGAGCGCGTGCTTACCCCGGTGGACCGCGGGTACTGCAACGGCGTGTTCCAGCTGGGCCGGGGCACCTTCCGGGACTGGAAGCAGGGCGGGCACGGCTTCGTCAACCTCAAGCGGGCCCTGGCCGAATCCTGCAACATCTTCTTCTACGAGGCGGGCCTCAAGATCGGAGGGCCCACCATCGTGAAGTATGCGCGGGCCTTCGGCCTGGGCCAGTCCACCGGCGTGGATCTGGGCGGCGAGCGGTTCGGTGTGCTGCCCAAGCCCAAGACCAGGCGCGGCCGGGAGATCTGGCAGCCGGGCGACGTCGTCAACATCTCCATCGGGCAGGGCCAGCTGGCGGTCACTCCGCTGCAGGTGGCCAGGTTCATGGCGGCGGTGGCCAACGGCGGCGTCCTGTGGAAGCCGCGCCTGGTGCAGCGTATCGAGCGGCCCGACCGGGGTGTCCTCTGGGCGGACAACGGCCAGGTGATGGGGCACGTGGAGTTGTCGCCGCTGATCTGGGCCTTCCTCCGCCAGAGCCTGCTGGCGGTCGTCCAGGACGGCACCGGCGTGCCCGCGCGCATCCCCGGCCTGGAGATCGCCGGCAAGACGGGCACTTCACAGATGATGGCCCACTCCCGGTCGGACCGGGGCCAGGACCACGCGTGGTTCGCCGCGTTCGCGCCGGCGGGCAACCCCGAGGTCGTGGTCGTGGTGCTCGTCGAGCGCGGCGGCCGGGGGAGCCAGGTGGCGGCGCCGATCGCCCGCAAGATCCTCAACGCCATCTTCTTCGAGAAGGTGGCCGCGCTGGAGCTCGCGGGGTGAGCAACCCCGGCTTCGGGAGCGCCTATTCGGTCACGGTGGGGATCGATCGCCGCCTGCTCCAGAACGTCGACTGGCTCCTGCTCGCCGCTGCCGCCGGGCTCCTGGCCATGAGCGCGACCACGCTCACCAGCCTCAACATCGGGCGGACGAGCGGCGGGGTCGCCTTCCGCCAGCTGCTCTGGATCGGGATCGGGACCATGGCGATGCTCGTCGTGGCCAGCATCGACTATCGCAGGCTGGTGCGCATGGCGCCCCTGCTCTACGTCGCGGGCATCGGGGGGCTCGTCACCGTTCTGGTGGTGGGCCGTACCGTCTCGGGGGCGCGCCGGTGGATCTCGCTCGGCACGTTTTCCGTGCAGCCCTCGGAGTTCTTCAAGATCTGCTTTCTCATCACGCTGGTGTGGTTTCTCACGTCGCGCTGGGCGCAGCCGGTGAGTCCGGCCGTCCTGGTGGCGGCGGCGCCGATCGTCGCCGTGCCGTTCCTCATCATCGTCCGGCAGCCGGACCTGGGCACGGCGCTCATGCTCTATCCCCTGCTGATGGCCCTCTTGATCGCCGCGGGGACGCGGCTCCGGCTCCTGGGCGGGTTCGTGCTGGCCTGCCTGGCGACCCTGCCGGTGGCCTGGTTCGCGCTACGGGACTATCAGCGGGAACGAATCATGGTGTACCTGGATCCGTTCCGTGATCCGCTGGGGAGCGCGTACAACGTGATCCAGGCCAAGATTGCCATCGGGTCGGGTCAGCTCCTGGGCAAGGGAATCGCCGGCGCCACACAGAGCCGGCTGGCCTTCTTGCCGGAGCGCCACACGGACTTCATTTTCGCCGTATTCGCCGAGATGTGGGGGTTCGTCGGTTGTCTGGTGCTGCTGGCCTGCTACGGATTGCTCCTGCTGCGCGGCTTCGAGATCGCCGCCGCCGCGCGAGAACCGGTGGGAAGGCTCGTGGCCCTGGGCGCCACGTCGCTGCTGGGGATCCAGATGCTCATCAACGTGGGGATGGTGACGGGCCTGCTGCCCGTCGTCGGCATCCCCTTGCCGTTCATGAGCTACGGGGGATCTTCCATGCTCGTTTCCATGACGACCCTTGGCCTGTTGCTCTCGGTCCGGATGCGGCAGTTCCAATGAGGCATGACGAGCTCTCCTGCTCCGCGGGAGGCCGGCGTGCCGGCGAGGTGCTGCCGTGGGCAAACGGATTCTCGTCAATGCCGGGATCACCGAAACGCGCGTGGCCGTGCAGGAAGGCAATCTCCTCACCGAGATCTATCTGGAGCGCCACGCCCGCCGCTCGATCGTCGGGAGCGTTTATAAGGGTGTCGTAACGAACGTCCTGCCCGGCATGCAGGCCGCGTTCGTCGATATCGGTCTCACCAAGGACGCCTTCCTCTACGCCGGCGACTACGCGGCGCCGGGGGTCGAGGACGGTCGCGACCTGGAGCTGGAGGAGGAGACCGACACCGCCGAGGCCGAGGTGGCCGACGGCGACGTGGCCGACGAAGCCTCCCGCCGGGCCCCCCGCACCCCCATCGAGGAGAGCCTACGCAAGGGCCAGGAGGTGCTGGTCCAGGTCTCCAAGGAGTCGCTGGGGAGCAAGGGCGCGCGCATCACCTCCTTCATCTCGTTGCCCGGACGCTACCTGGTCTACATGCCGCTGGCCCATCACATCGGGGTGTCCCGCCGGATCCGTGACGACCAGGAGCGGGACCGGCTGCGGGCCATCGTGCGGAGCCTGAATCCTCCGCCGGGTGGATTCATCGTGCGCACCAATGCCGAGGGCAAGGGGGAAGCCGAGCTCGCCGCCGATGTCGAGTTCCTGGCCCGTCTGTGGTCGCAGATCCAGAGCCGCGCCCAGCAGGCCACGGCCCCGGCGGCCCTGCACGAGGAGATGGACCTGACCTTTCGCGTCGTGCGTGATCTGCTGTCCCCCGAGGTCGACGAGTTCATCGTCGACAGCCGGGAGGTCTACGCGAAGTGCCTGGACTACGTGCGCTCGCTGGTCCCCGGGCTGGCCGGGCGCGTCATCCTGCACGAGGGGCGCACGCCGCTGTTCGAGGCGCACGGGGTGGAGAAGGACATCGAGCGGGCGCTGCGCCGGCGGGTCTGGCTCAAGTCCGGCGGCTACATCGTCATCGACCACACCGAGGCGCTGGTGTCCATCGACGTCAATACCGGCAAGTACGTGGGCAAGCGCGATTTCGAGCAGACCGTGTTGAAGATCAACCTCGAGTCGGTGGCCGAGATCGTGCGGCAGATCCGGTTGCGCGACCTGGGCGGCATCATCATCATCGACTTCATCGACATGGAGGTGCCCGAGCACCGCGAGCAGGTGTACCGAGCGCTGAAGCGGGCGCTGGCCGAGGACAAGGCTCGGACCAACGTGCTGGAGATCTCCGCGCTCGGCCTCGTCGAGATGACCCGTAAGCGGGTGCGTCAGGACCTCCGGTCGCTGCTCACCATGCCGTGCCCGACGTGCCGGGGCAGCGCGGTCATCCGGTCGGACGCCACGCTGGCCGCCGAGATCTTCCGGGCGGTGCAGGCCAAGGCGGCCGAGTCCACCGGCCGCGAGATCGTGGTCCGGGTCCACCCCGACATGGCCGCCTATTTCGAGGGCGACGGGCGGGACGGGTTGGCCCGACTCTCGGCCGCGCTCGACCTCAAGGTCGGCGTCCAGGCGGCGACGGGGTTGCACCGCGAGGAGTATCAGATCCAGACGCGGTAGCTCGCGGCCGCGGTCGGCAGTGCGCGCGGCCGGCGGATAGGGTGAGACGCCCGGCGACCACGAGCGCGGCGGCGCTCACCGGGTCGCGCGATTCCATCGATAGGCTACGCCCGGTCACAGTAAGAGGGAAACGGGTCGGCGGGGGTCTCACCCCACCCGCCGGCTGCGGTCACACCGGCCGGCGGCGAGACCGGGTCGGTGGGGGTCTCATCCACGGCAGCCCGTGCCGGCCCGCGAACACGGCGCGGCGGTGACACCGCGTCTGGATGGCGTGGTAGCATCCGGGCGATGCAGGAGTTGCCGGTGCTGCCCACCAGTGTTTGTGGCTCCCATGCGTTGCCTTCCTGGGTGTTCCTCGTGCGCGAGGCCCAGGAGGCCGGGCGGTTGGGGCCGGTGGATCTGCGGGAGGCCTATGACGACGCGGTCCGGGTCGCCATGCGGGATCAGCTCGAGGCGGGAATCGACGTCATCTCCGACGGCGAGATGCGCCGCGTCACCTTCATCCGCGGCTTCTACGAGCGCCTCACCGGGCTCGAGCCCCTTCCGGTCCCTCGCCGGCTCGGCCCGCTGAACTACGACTCGCACTGCCCCTACCAGGTCGTGGGCCGCGTGGAGGCCCCCGACGGTCTCGGTATCGTGGACGAGTTCCGGTTCGCCCGGGCCCACACCGATCGCCGGCTCCGCGTGGCCGTGCCCGGCCCCATGACGCTGCTGATGCCGCTGCGGCGAGCCGCGCCCTACACCACCGAGGAGAGCCTGGTGGCCGACCTGTCCGCGATCGTCAACCGGGAGATCCGCGGCCTGGTCGCGGCCGGCTGCGACTTCGTCCAGGTGGACGAGCCGAACTACGTCATGACCGCAGGCAAGCACCGCATCGTCAAGGCCGGACCCGGACCGATGCTGCAAGCGCTGGCCGCCGCGGTGGACGGAATCGGAATCAAGCTGGCCCTGCACGTATGCTTCGGCAACGCCCACAACCACGCCTTCGCGACCCCCCGGCGCTACGCTCCGCTGTTCCCCCACATCCTCGAGGCGCCGGTCCAGCAGTTCGTCTTCGAGTACGCCAGCCGGGAGATGGCGGAGATCGAGCTGTGGAGCGTGCACGGCACCGATAAGGAAGTGGCGGCCGGGGTGATCGACGTCAAGGCCTTCCGCGTGGAATCGCCGGAAGAGGTGGCGGCCCGCGTCCGAGTGGCCCTCAAGCACGTGCCGCCCGAGCGGCTGTGGCTCGTCCCCGACTGCGGGCTGTGGGAAACGCCGCGCTGGGTCGCGGTGTCCAAGCTGCGCTCGCTGGTGGAGGCGGCTCGCCTGCTGCGGCGGGAGCTGTCGGGCAAGCCCTGAGGTGACGCGCCCGCGTCCCTCCCGGCTGAGCAGCGGGCGGATCCTGAAGGAGCTGCGGGTCGCCGCCCGCCGCGGCGACCGGACCGCCCTGGCCGTGGCCCTCGACCAGATGCGCACGCTGGCGTTTTCGCCTCGGTACTGGGAGAAGTATCTGCTCCTGCTGCGCAATCCGCTGGCGCGCGTGGTCGACCTCCTCGTCATCAAGCAGGGCGACCGGATCGCGCACCAGAAGGGCTGGAAGCAGCTCGGAGGGGGGCTTCGCCCCCCGTCCATGAAGTTGGAGGGGGCAGCGGCCGCTCCCTCCAAACCTCCCCGTTCGCGTGACGCGCGACAACGCTCGCGCGGGCGAAGCCCGCGCTCGAAGCGCCCGACCGCGGCGCGGCGGAGCCGCCCGGCTGGCGGGGCCGAACAGCCGCTCCTCTTCGAGCTGTAGCTGGGCGCGCGTTCTTTGACAGGCGCGGCGGCCCGGAGCAGAATACCCGTGCCGGGTATTGGGTCCGGGGGGGCCAATGATCGACGAGACGACGAAGGCCAAGGCGCTGGGCCGGCTCCGCCGCATCGAGGGGCAGGTCCAGGGGCTGCAGCGCATGATCGGCAACAGCGAGTCCTGCGTGGACATTCTCCTGCAGATCTCCGCGGTGCAGGGGGCCCTGGAGCAGGTGCGGAAGCTGCTGCTGGGCCGCCACATCGAGTCCTGTGTCTCCGAGGCCGTCCGCGCGGGATCCCGCGGGGATCGGCAGCGGAAGATCGACGAGCTGATCGAGGTGTTCGCGCGGTTCGGAGGCCGGTGATGCCGACGCTGGAGCGCGCCACCCTGCCGGTGCGCGGCATGCATTGCGCGGCCTGCGTGGGCAAGGTCGAGGGGGCGCTGCGCGCGGTGCCCGGCGTCGGCGAGGCCTCGGTGAATCTGGCCACCGAGCGCGCCACCGTCGCCTTCGATCCGGGCGCCGTCGACCTGGCCGCGCTGCAGGCTGCGGTGGCGTCCGCCGGCTACGAGCTCCTGGAGCCGACCGAAGCCGGCCCGGTGGCCCTGGACCGGGAGCAAGCCGAGCGGGAGCGTGAGCAGGCGGCGCTGCGCCGTCGTTTCATCGTGGGGGCGGTGCTCTCCGCGCCCGTGATCGTCGGCAGCATGACCGAGCTGTTCCCGTGGGGGCCGGGCTGGCTTCGCGATCCCTGGGTGCTGCTGGCGCTCGCCACCCCGGTGCAGTTCTGGGTGGGCGCCCCCTTCCACCGAGGGCTCCTGCGAGACCTTCGCTACCGCTCCGCCAGCATGTCGACCCTGGTCTCGCTGGGGACCAACGCGGCCTACCTCTTCAGCCTCGCCGTCACCGTCTGGCCCCACGCCTTCATGGGCCTGGGCGCCATGACCTACTACGAGACGAGCGCCGTCGTGATCACCCTCGTCGTGCTGGGCCGGTGGCTGGAGGCCCGCGCCCGCGGGCGGACGTCGGAAGCGATCCGCCGGCTGGTGAGCCTGGCGCCCCGCACGGCTCGCCTGGTGCGAGAGAGCCAGGAGCTCGACGTGCCGACGGACGCTGTCGTCGTCGGGGACCTGATTCGGATCCGTCCCGGCGAGCGGATCCCCGTCGACGGGGTCGTGGTCGAGGGCGCCTCGGCGGTGGACGAGTCCATGCTGACCGGTGAGAGCCTGCCCGTGGAGAAGGCGCCGCAGTCCCGGGTCGTGGCCGGCACCGTGAACCGCGCCGGGAGCTTCGTCTTCCGGGCTACCGCCGTGGGCAGCGAGACGACGCTCGCCCGGATCATCCGCCTGGTAGAGGATGCGCAAGGGTCGCGGGCGCCGATCCAGCGTCTGGCCGACCGCGTCGCCGCGGTCTTCGTGCCGATCGTGCTCGGCGTGGCGGGGCTCACGTTCGCCGGGTGGCTGCTCGTCGGCCCGGAGCCCGCCCTGGTCCTGGCCCTGACGACCGCGGTGTCCGTGCTCGTGATCGCCTGTCCTTGCGCGATGGGGCTGGCCACCCCGACGGCGATCATGGTGGCCACCGGCAAGGGGGCCGAGCACGGCCTGCTCATCAAGAGCGCGGCAGCCCTGGAGCTCCTGCACAAGGTCGATGTCGTCGTCTTCGACAAGACGGGCACGCTGACCATCGGGCGCCCCGAGATCACCGACGTGATCCCGGTCACGGGCAACGGCGACGTCGCCATCGACGATGTGCTGGGACTGGCCGCGGCCGCCGAGCAGGCCTCCGAGCATCCCCTCGGGGAGGCCATCGTGCGGCGGGCCAAGGAACGAGGCGTGGCGTTGCCGCCGGTGACCGAGTTCACCAGCCTGGCCGGTCAGGGTGTGGACGCTCTCACCACCGAGGGGCGCATCTTGCTCGGCAACCGCCTGCTCATGGAGAGCCGCGGGATCGTGGCGCCGGAAGCCAGCGGCCCGGCGCGGGGCGAGGCGAGCCCGGACGACGAGCAGGCCCGGGCGCTGCAGGCCGAGGGCAAGACGGTCATCTTTCTCGCGTACGCCGGACGCCTGGTCGCCCGACTCGCCGCCGCCGACGTGCTGAAGTCCGATGCCGCGGCGACGGTGCGGCGACTGAAGGCCCTGGGCGTGACCGTCATCATGTTGACCGGCGACAACCGGCAGACCGGTGCGGCGATCGCCCGGAAGGCCGGCATCGAGCGCGTCCTGGCCGAGGTGCTACCGGAGGACAAGTCCCGCGAGATCCGGCGGCTGCAGGAGCAGGGATACCTCGTCGCCATGGTGGGCGACGGCGTCAACGACGCTCCCGCGCTGGCGGTGGCCGACGTGGGCATCGCCATGGGGACCGGGACCGACGTCGCCATCGAAGCGGCGGACGTGACGGTGATGCGGGGCAAGCTCGCTCACGTGGTGGCCGCGATCGAGCTGTCCCGCCGCACGATCCGCATCGTCAAGGAAAACCTGGTGTGGGCGTTCGGCTACAACGTCGTCCTCATCCCCCTGGCGGCCGGAGTCCTCTACCCGCTGGGCGGGGGGTTGCTCTCGCCGATCCTGGCCGGAGCGGCGATGGCGTTGTCGTCCGTGTCCGTCGTCGCCAACAGCCTCCGGCTCCGGCGCTGGGCGCCGCGGGCCGGAGTCGACGTGGAGGAGAAGGTATGGCCGTCGATCCCGTCTGCAAGATGACCGTCGAGCCCGCCAAGGCCGCCGCGCAGTCGGCCTACAAGGGGCAGATCTACTACTTCTGTGCGGTGGGCTGCAAGCAGAAGTTCGATCGGGAGCCCGAACGCTACACCGGTCAGCAGTGAGCGCAACCCAGCTGCAGCCGCGTCTCCTGGCCGGACGTGACACGTACCAGCGCCGGGTGGAGGCGTGGACCGACAACCTCGAGGCCGAGGCCCTGACCCACACGGTCAGGATCGCCGACGACGACCGCGCCGTGGAGCTCGAGGTCCTCGCCCTGCCCTCGCCGGCCTACGAGATCCGGAATGCCTCGTGTCGGGTTCTGGCCGGGGATGTCGGCCCCGACGTCGTTCTGGGCATGGCGTCCCTGGCCGGAGTCAGGATGGTGGCCGGGTTCACGCGCCGAGTCGCTGAGGCCACGGGCGGCGGCGCCGGCGCGCCTCTGGCGGTGGACGCGGCCATCGAGGTCGCGCGGCTGGCCCGTCAGACGACCAGATTGCCTCGCGCGCAGGCGGAGCGGGCGGGGACCGGCGCCTGGGAGTGCTGGCAGCTCGACATGGCCGGGTGGGTCGACCTGCCCGAGTCCTGCTTCACCTACAGCCAGGCCGGCCGCGCGGTCTTCGGAACCCGCACGGTCACCGCGACGGCCGAGCCCGACCTCTACAGCCCCCGGCCCGGCCAGCGGCGCGTATTCGTGAGGCGGAAGTTGGCGAGCCTGGCGCGCCTCGAGGGCCGTCTCCGGCTTTTCCACTCCATGCACGACAACGTGCACGGCTTCGAGCTGACGTGCGAGGTCGATGCCGCCTCCGGCACGATCGTCCAGGCCGAGCACATCACTTCCCGGCTGCCGTACGCGGGCGTCTGCACGGAGCCCCAGGCGCGGCTGCGCGCGCTGGTGGGCGAGCGCGTGGACGAGGGGCTGCGCAAGCGCCTCGGCACGCTCGTGGGCGGCCCGTCGGGCTGCAGCCAGCTCTACGACCTCACGGCCGAC from Candidatus Methylomirabilota bacterium includes the following:
- a CDS encoding rod shape-determining protein → MFYSLLAGMFSNDLAIDLGTANTLVYVRGEGIVLNEPSIVAIHQADHSVLAVGHEAKAMLGRTPGNIVAIRPLKDGVIADFDVTEKMLHYFINKVHRRRTLVRPRIVVGVPSGITQVEKRAVRDSAMQAGAREVYLIEEPMAAAIGAGLPIQEPGGNMIVDIGGGTTEVAVISLSGIVYSKSVRIAGDEMDEAIVQYIKKHYNLLVGERRAEEIKINLGSAYPMGGERRTMEVKGRDLIDGIPKTIMITDEEIREALREPVMTIVETVRTCLERTPPELAADIVDKGIVVTGGGALLRGLDHLLRQETNLPVTAADDPLSCVALGVGRVLDELELLKKVAIPA
- the mreC gene encoding rod shape-determining protein MreC translates to MRIRMLALLGLVIAVCLVLLTVQTRGYAGPAADLIALVMTPVQKTLTAVHRVSFGVWTTYRDWRNVHTDNMRLREENRRLRVEALVVTETLQENMRLRRLLDLRARLPMDALPGEIIAREWGGWVRALTINRGRADEIRKHTAVISPDGLVGRIVEVRPGTSVVQVLSDPASTVGAHVLRTRTPGIVEGEPRGTVRFKYMARDGALAVGDLVVTAGQGGLFPRGVPIGRVQNLDQKASALFHHAILEPVVDLARINEVLLVTGNSASDITSLFAAPSGG
- the mreD gene encoding rod shape-determining protein MreD, whose protein sequence is MRGWLALSIFGGGVAQATIAPALQVGDVIPDIPLIVVVLLALRRGPEFGCLGGFAAGLLQDAVGGGLLGVQACTKALVGFAIGALGGRLWVTQPLVQVPGLVLLSVAEGLARFLLLKLFHFPAPFGQLMTYVVLPQALYNGFLGAVFVFGLAWAEARRGDA
- the mrdA gene encoding penicillin-binding protein 2; translated protein: MRRRPGPYSRGGTLADGADVGKRRVVALASVTLIAFCVIIGQLWYLQVLEGGRFLDASDKNRIRVRPIAAPRGILYDRHGVPLVDNRPAFTLSLIPHELPRDHQERDAVLGRVGALLRIPFAELAESVARVPADSFLPVRVRRGLTLEDMAKVEEWKLELPGVIVEVEPQRAYMSSRFAAHLLGYVREANDEQLRQGRYRRGDMVGQSGLERLLDEHLRGRDGGERIEVDVMGRPVRLIQQTDPVPGAQVVTTIDRRIQEAAETAMEDRAGAVVVMDPRTGDVLAMVSTPAFEIDRFTGTIDRAAWLRVVKDPEHPLLNRVLQSQYAPGSIFKIVVAAAGLQERVLTPVDRGYCNGVFQLGRGTFRDWKQGGHGFVNLKRALAESCNIFFYEAGLKIGGPTIVKYARAFGLGQSTGVDLGGERFGVLPKPKTRRGREIWQPGDVVNISIGQGQLAVTPLQVARFMAAVANGGVLWKPRLVQRIERPDRGVLWADNGQVMGHVELSPLIWAFLRQSLLAVVQDGTGVPARIPGLEIAGKTGTSQMMAHSRSDRGQDHAWFAAFAPAGNPEVVVVVLVERGGRGSQVAAPIARKILNAIFFEKVAALELAG
- the rodA gene encoding rod shape-determining protein RodA, with the translated sequence MSNPGFGSAYSVTVGIDRRLLQNVDWLLLAAAAGLLAMSATTLTSLNIGRTSGGVAFRQLLWIGIGTMAMLVVASIDYRRLVRMAPLLYVAGIGGLVTVLVVGRTVSGARRWISLGTFSVQPSEFFKICFLITLVWFLTSRWAQPVSPAVLVAAAPIVAVPFLIIVRQPDLGTALMLYPLLMALLIAAGTRLRLLGGFVLACLATLPVAWFALRDYQRERIMVYLDPFRDPLGSAYNVIQAKIAIGSGQLLGKGIAGATQSRLAFLPERHTDFIFAVFAEMWGFVGCLVLLACYGLLLLRGFEIAAAAREPVGRLVALGATSLLGIQMLINVGMVTGLLPVVGIPLPFMSYGGSSMLVSMTTLGLLLSVRMRQFQ
- a CDS encoding Rne/Rng family ribonuclease, which gives rise to MGKRILVNAGITETRVAVQEGNLLTEIYLERHARRSIVGSVYKGVVTNVLPGMQAAFVDIGLTKDAFLYAGDYAAPGVEDGRDLELEEETDTAEAEVADGDVADEASRRAPRTPIEESLRKGQEVLVQVSKESLGSKGARITSFISLPGRYLVYMPLAHHIGVSRRIRDDQERDRLRAIVRSLNPPPGGFIVRTNAEGKGEAELAADVEFLARLWSQIQSRAQQATAPAALHEEMDLTFRVVRDLLSPEVDEFIVDSREVYAKCLDYVRSLVPGLAGRVILHEGRTPLFEAHGVEKDIERALRRRVWLKSGGYIVIDHTEALVSIDVNTGKYVGKRDFEQTVLKINLESVAEIVRQIRLRDLGGIIIIDFIDMEVPEHREQVYRALKRALAEDKARTNVLEISALGLVEMTRKRVRQDLRSLLTMPCPTCRGSAVIRSDATLAAEIFRAVQAKAAESTGREIVVRVHPDMAAYFEGDGRDGLARLSAALDLKVGVQAATGLHREEYQIQTR
- a CDS encoding methionine synthase — protein: MQELPVLPTSVCGSHALPSWVFLVREAQEAGRLGPVDLREAYDDAVRVAMRDQLEAGIDVISDGEMRRVTFIRGFYERLTGLEPLPVPRRLGPLNYDSHCPYQVVGRVEAPDGLGIVDEFRFARAHTDRRLRVAVPGPMTLLMPLRRAAPYTTEESLVADLSAIVNREIRGLVAAGCDFVQVDEPNYVMTAGKHRIVKAGPGPMLQALAAAVDGIGIKLALHVCFGNAHNHAFATPRRYAPLFPHILEAPVQQFVFEYASREMAEIELWSVHGTDKEVAAGVIDVKAFRVESPEEVAARVRVALKHVPPERLWLVPDCGLWETPRWVAVSKLRSLVEAARLLRRELSGKP
- a CDS encoding metal-sensitive transcriptional regulator, encoding MIDETTKAKALGRLRRIEGQVQGLQRMIGNSESCVDILLQISAVQGALEQVRKLLLGRHIESCVSEAVRAGSRGDRQRKIDELIEVFARFGGR